A section of the Carya illinoinensis cultivar Pawnee chromosome 12, C.illinoinensisPawnee_v1, whole genome shotgun sequence genome encodes:
- the LOC122289210 gene encoding uncharacterized protein LOC122289210, whose translation MGNGDGNINEIPVTLNGGNYEGEKCEARMEILASLTAVRISHLFFADDCLLFCKANPLEWARLSHLLDTYELASGQRLNKEKTSILFSRNTKDEARDLITQMAGVQSSLPYGKYLGLPVEIGRSKTKAFRSIIDKVRGRISNWKLKFLSQAGKEIFIKSIIQAIPTYCMGVFKIPKSLPLEIGRLTQQFWWGQKAEERKMHWCHWDKMIKAKAAGGLGFRDLEHFNHAMLAKQ comes from the exons ATGGGAAATGGAGATGGGAACATCAATGAGATTCCCGTAACCTTGAATGGTGGGAATTATGAAGGGGAAAAGTGTGAGGCACGAATGGAAATATTAGCATCTTTAACTGCG GTGAGAATAAGCCATctgttttttgcagatgactgtCTTCTTTTCTGTAAAGCAAATCCATTGGAATGGGCTAGGTTATCTCATCTTCTTGACACCTATGAGCTGGCAAGTGGTCAAAGACTCAATAAGGAAAAAACATCAATTCTGTTCAGCAGAAATACTAAAGATGAAGCTCGAGATCTAATCACTCAAATGGCAGGAGTTCAATCTTCTCTACCTTATGGCAAATATTTAGGCCTTCCTGTGGAGATTGGAAGATCAAAAACCAAGGCctttagaagtattattgacaAAGTTAGAGGGAGGATTAGCAACTGGAAATTGAAGTTTTTATCTCAGGCTGGTAAAGAGATCTTTATAAAGTCCATTATCCAAGCTATCCCTACTTATTGCATGGGTGTATTTAAGATTCCTAAGTCTCTTCCATTAGAAATTGGTCGATTGACTCAACAATTCTGGTGGGGTCAGAAAGCTGAGGAGAGAAAGATGCATTGGTGTCACTGGGATAAGATGATTAAGGCCAAAGCAGCGGGGGGTTTAGGATTCAGAGATCTTGAACATTTTAATCATGCAATGTTGGCTAAACAATGA
- the LOC122289211 gene encoding uncharacterized protein LOC122289211, translating to MYLNDRLMSTKYAEGVEQFLTVARTNATSTNRTRCPCRSCYNNIFLPIPEVETHLYLNGINPNYNTWIFHGEDEILDVSDDNQSSSPTDENEYIDDMEQMLDDIREGTLMDTLDDFAEPRSQPPIGESTPSFSFDKLLDDARRPLYQGCKQFSKLSFIVKLLHIKSIGGWSIKSFDLLLKLLRSAFPDAHFPRSYEESRSLERGLGFKYHKIHACPNDCVLFWKENEDMNECPKCKAPRWLPNTYRNRLIPQKVLGHFSLKPRLQRLYMSTKISVHMRWHKEQRASDGSTMRHPADSVVWTTFDNDHSWFAADAHNVRLGLASDGFNPFNNLAKPYSIWLVILVSYNLPPWFCMKEQFFITSLIIPGPKSPSNEIDVYLQPLVDELNELWENGVHTYDAYKKETFRLHAALLWTINNFPAYGNLLGWSTKGKLACPSCNANTDSMWLTFGRKHCYMGHRHFLPSNHVW from the coding sequence ATGTACCTGAATGATAGACTTATGTCAACAAAGTATGCTGAAGGGGTTGAACAATTCCTAACAGTAGCTCGCACAAATGCAACAAGCACTAACCGCACCCGTTGTCCTTGTCGTTCATGCTATAATAATATCTTCCTCCCTATACCTGAGGTGGAAACCCACTTGTACCTAAATGGGATTAATCCAAATTACAACActtggatatttcatggggaagACGAGATTCTGGATGTTAGTGATGACAATCAGTCCTCATCACCTACTgatgaaaatgaatatattgATGACATGGAGcagatgttagatgacattaGGGAAGGCACGCTCATGGATACGTTAGACGATTTTGCCGAACCTAGAAGTCAGCCACCTATAGGCGAGTCAACCCCTTCATTTTCATTTGACAAACTATTAGATGATGCACGACGTCCACTTTACCAGGGGTGTAAACAGTTTTCAAAGCTCTCCTTCATTGTGAAGTTGCTTCATATTAAATCCATTGGTGGTTGGTCGATAAAGTCCTTTGATCTTCTCTTGAAGTTGTTGAGGTCTGCATTTCCAGATGCTCATTTCCCTCGTTCCTATGAAGAGTCACGGTCATTGGAGCGGGGTTTAGGATTCAAATACCACAAAATACATGCTTGTCCTAATGATTGCgtgttattttggaaggaaaatgaagatatgaATGAGTGTCCAAAATGCAAGGCCCCTCGGTGGTTGCCCAATACATATAGAAACCGTTTAATCCCTCAGAAGGTGTTGGGTCATTTTTCTTTGAAGCCGAGGTTGCAACGACTATATATGTCAACTAAGATTTCagtccatatgagatggcataaagaacAACGAGCTAGTGATGGTTCAACTATGAGGCATCCAGCTGATTCAGTCGTTTGGACTACTTTCGATAATGATCATAGTTGGTTTGCTGCAGATGCTCAcaatgttaggcttggtttAGCGAGTGATGGTTTCAATCCTTTCAACAACCTTGCAAAACCGTATAGTATCTGGCTCGTTATCCTTGTGTCGTATAACTTGCCTCCGTGGTTTTGCATGAAAGAACAATTTTTCATCACGTCTCTCATTATTCCTGGCCCAAAATCACCTAGTAATGAGATTGATGTATACTTGCAGCCCTTGGTAGATGAATTGAATGAGCTTTGGGAGAATGGGGTGCATACATATGATGCATACAAGAAGGAAACTTTTAGATTGCATGCAGCTTTACTGTGGACAATAAACAATTTTCCTGCATATGGAAACCTATTGGGCTGGTCAACTAAAGGGAAATTGGCTTGTCCTTCATGCAATGCTAATACAGATTCTATGTGGTTGACCTTTGGCCGTAAGCATTGCTACATGGGACATCGTCATTTTTTACCATCAAACCACGTatggtga